The Streptomyces sp. NBC_01268 genome window below encodes:
- a CDS encoding amino acid deaminase/aldolase: MIPRAADRARYDRATALLDAPLALVDLDAFDANAEDLVRRAGGKPVRVASKSVRCRALLERVLARDGFAGVMSFTLAESLWLARAGVEDVLLAYPSADRAGFGELAGDAKLAGAVTVMVDDVAQLDLIDAARAGGTEEVRVCLELDTSLRLLGGRIRVGARRSPLRQPAELAELARSVARRPGFRLVGLMAYEGHVAGVGDAVAGRPLRSRAVRLMQSAARKELAARRAAVVRAVRAVAPELEFVNGGGTGSVQHTAAEEAVTEIAAGSGLFQPRLFDNYSSFSGRPAALFALPVVRRPGVGVVTVLGGGYPASGVAGPDRLPVPYLPEGLRYDPQEGPGEVQTPLLGSPADDLRIGDKVWFRHAKAGELCERFDTLHLVEGDRVTAAVPTYRGEGRTFL, from the coding sequence ATGATTCCCCGTGCGGCCGACCGCGCCCGGTACGACCGGGCCACCGCCCTGCTCGACGCGCCCCTCGCCCTCGTCGACCTGGACGCCTTCGACGCCAACGCCGAGGACCTCGTGCGCCGGGCCGGCGGGAAGCCGGTCCGGGTGGCGAGCAAGTCGGTGCGGTGCCGGGCGCTGCTGGAGCGGGTGCTCGCGCGGGACGGTTTCGCCGGGGTCATGTCGTTCACGCTGGCCGAGTCGCTGTGGCTGGCCAGGGCCGGGGTCGAGGACGTGCTGCTCGCCTATCCGTCGGCGGACCGGGCGGGGTTCGGGGAGCTGGCGGGCGACGCGAAGCTGGCCGGGGCCGTGACGGTGATGGTCGACGACGTGGCGCAGCTCGATCTGATCGACGCGGCGCGGGCCGGCGGCACCGAGGAGGTGCGGGTCTGTCTGGAGCTGGACACCTCCCTGCGGCTGCTGGGCGGCCGGATACGGGTCGGTGCGCGCCGCTCGCCGCTGCGGCAGCCCGCCGAACTGGCCGAGCTGGCCCGGTCGGTGGCGCGCCGCCCCGGGTTCCGGCTGGTGGGTCTGATGGCGTACGAGGGGCATGTGGCGGGAGTCGGGGACGCGGTGGCCGGGCGGCCGCTGCGCTCGCGCGCGGTCCGGCTGATGCAGTCGGCGGCCCGCAAGGAGCTGGCGGCCCGCCGCGCGGCGGTGGTCCGGGCGGTGCGGGCGGTGGCGCCGGAGCTGGAGTTCGTCAACGGCGGCGGCACGGGCAGTGTGCAGCACACGGCGGCGGAGGAGGCGGTGACGGAGATCGCGGCGGGTTCGGGGCTGTTCCAGCCGCGCCTGTTCGACAACTACTCGTCGTTCTCGGGGCGCCCGGCGGCGCTGTTCGCCCTGCCGGTGGTGCGTCGTCCGGGCGTGGGTGTGGTGACGGTGCTCGGTGGCGGCTACCCGGCGTCGGGGGTCGCGGGCCCGGACCGGCTGCCCGTCCCGTACCTGCCGGAGGGGCTGCGCTACGACCCGCAGGAGGGTCCGGGCGAGGTGCAGACGCCGCTGCTCGGCTCGCCGGCCGACGATCTGCGGATCGGCGACAAGGTCTGGTTCCGGCACGCGAAGGCCGGCGAGCTGTGCGAGCGGTTCGACACCCTGCACCTGGTGGAGGGCGACCGGGTCACGGCCGCCGTCCCGACGTACCGGGGCGAGGGCCGGACCTTCCTCTGA
- a CDS encoding haloacid dehalogenase-like hydrolase, which translates to MTNKLRTPAVAAALALAATGLLPAAGTAQATPREPRPTRDCAGLTVAEGWYGDNKARLERLMADHCRQKGDKPVAVFDWDNTVIKNDVGDATFYWLLRNDRVRPPRHGDWSTTSRYLTPEAAAALGEACPADVRTLPTATDTGCADELLSVYGNGTTTAGKKAFDGYDHRRIEPQYAWLAQLLHGWTTRQVSSFAAAARAENLAAPQGATQRVGTAKVTGWVRYYTQQRDLIRALKASGFDVWIVSASPEPVVDVWARGVGVAPDHAVGIRNTTEHGRLTSHLKGCGSVRDGEDRMITYIDGKRCWINQEIFGVRGPAAERVQPAARRQVLAAGDSDTDISFLRDATGLRLVLNRNKNELMCRAYDNGDGRWLVNPMFIEPKKQKSSAYPCATTGYTAPDGTAEPVRRADGSVVPDQQDSVY; encoded by the coding sequence ATGACCAACAAGCTCCGCACCCCCGCCGTCGCGGCCGCCCTCGCCCTCGCCGCGACCGGACTGCTGCCCGCCGCGGGCACCGCCCAGGCCACCCCCCGCGAGCCCCGCCCGACCCGCGACTGCGCCGGCCTCACCGTCGCCGAGGGCTGGTACGGCGACAACAAGGCGCGCCTCGAACGCCTGATGGCCGACCACTGCCGGCAGAAGGGCGACAAGCCGGTCGCCGTCTTCGACTGGGACAACACCGTCATCAAGAACGACGTCGGCGACGCCACCTTCTACTGGCTGCTCCGCAACGACCGCGTCCGGCCCCCGCGCCACGGCGACTGGTCCACCACCAGCCGCTACCTCACCCCCGAGGCCGCCGCCGCCCTCGGCGAGGCCTGCCCCGCCGACGTCCGCACCCTGCCCACCGCCACGGACACGGGCTGCGCCGACGAACTGCTCTCCGTCTACGGCAACGGCACCACCACCGCCGGGAAGAAGGCGTTCGACGGGTACGACCACCGCCGCATCGAGCCCCAGTACGCCTGGCTCGCCCAGCTCCTGCACGGCTGGACCACCCGCCAGGTGAGCTCCTTCGCCGCCGCCGCCCGCGCCGAGAACCTCGCCGCCCCGCAGGGCGCCACCCAGCGGGTCGGCACCGCGAAGGTCACCGGCTGGGTCCGCTACTACACCCAGCAGCGCGACCTGATCCGCGCCCTCAAGGCGTCCGGCTTCGACGTGTGGATCGTCTCCGCCTCGCCCGAGCCCGTCGTCGACGTGTGGGCCCGGGGCGTCGGCGTCGCCCCCGACCACGCCGTCGGCATCCGCAACACCACCGAGCACGGGCGCCTCACCAGCCACCTCAAGGGCTGCGGGAGCGTCCGTGACGGCGAGGACCGGATGATCACCTACATCGACGGCAAGCGCTGCTGGATCAACCAGGAGATCTTCGGCGTCCGCGGCCCGGCCGCCGAACGCGTCCAGCCCGCCGCCCGCCGCCAGGTCCTCGCCGCCGGGGACTCCGACACGGACATCTCCTTCCTGCGCGACGCCACCGGCCTCCGGCTCGTCCTCAACCGCAACAAGAACGAACTGATGTGCCGCGCCTACGACAACGGCGACGGCCGCTGGCTCGTCAACCCGATGTTCATCGAGCCGAAGAAGCAGAAGTCGAGCGCGTACCCCTGCGCCACCACCGGCTACACCGCCCCCGACGGCACCGCCGAACCGGTCCGCCGCGCCGACGGGAGCGTCGTGCCCGACCAGCAGGACAGCGTGTACTGA
- a CDS encoding 3-oxoacyl-ACP reductase produces MSTEESICRRLVGRTAVITGAGSGIGLATARRLAAEGANVVCGDIDERAGKAAAEEVGGTFVKVDVTDPEEVEALFKTAFDTYGSVDIAFNNAGISPPDDDSILETGLEAWKRVQDVNLTSVYLCCKAALPYMRRQGKGSIINTASFVAIMGAATSQISYTASKGGVLAMSRELGVQFAREGIRVNALCPGPVNTPLLQELFAKDPERAARRLVHIPVGRFAEAEEIAAAVAFLASDDSSFVNATDFLVDGGISGAYVTPL; encoded by the coding sequence GTGAGCACCGAAGAGAGCATCTGCCGCCGCCTCGTCGGCCGTACCGCCGTCATCACCGGAGCCGGCAGCGGCATCGGCCTCGCCACCGCCCGCCGCCTCGCCGCCGAGGGCGCGAACGTGGTCTGCGGCGACATCGACGAGCGGGCCGGCAAGGCCGCCGCCGAAGAGGTCGGCGGCACCTTCGTCAAGGTCGACGTCACCGACCCCGAGGAGGTCGAGGCGCTGTTCAAGACCGCCTTCGACACCTACGGATCCGTCGACATCGCCTTCAACAACGCCGGCATCTCGCCCCCCGACGACGACTCCATCCTGGAGACCGGCCTGGAGGCCTGGAAGCGCGTCCAGGACGTCAACCTCACCTCGGTCTACCTCTGCTGCAAGGCCGCCCTCCCGTACATGCGGCGCCAGGGCAAGGGCTCCATCATCAACACCGCCTCCTTCGTCGCCATCATGGGCGCGGCCACCAGCCAGATCTCGTACACCGCCTCCAAGGGCGGCGTGCTCGCGATGTCCCGCGAACTCGGCGTCCAGTTCGCCCGCGAGGGCATCCGCGTCAACGCGCTGTGCCCGGGACCCGTCAACACCCCGCTGCTCCAGGAGCTGTTCGCCAAGGACCCGGAGCGCGCCGCGCGCCGCCTGGTGCACATCCCGGTCGGCCGCTTCGCCGAGGCCGAGGAGATCGCGGCCGCGGTCGCCTTCCTCGCCAGCGACGACTCCTCCTTCGTCAACGCCACCGACTTCCTCGTCGACGGCGGCATCTCCGGCGCGTACGTGACCCCGCTCTAA
- a CDS encoding aldehyde dehydrogenase family protein has translation MLQVLNPATEEVVATVPAATPADVDAAVTRATAAQRSWAAAAPAERARILRRFASAVDAHVEELALLEVREAGHTLGNARWEAGNVRDLLDYAAGGVERLNGRQIPVPGGLDVTILEPLGVVGVIAPWNFPMPIAAWATAPALAAGNAVILKPAETTPLTALRLAELALEAGVPEGLFQVLPGEGPVAGNALVQHPGIAKIVFTGSTRVGKSIMASCADQVKRLTLELGGKSPNIVFADADLEAAAAATPMSFLDNSGQDCCARTRVLVQRSVHDRFLELLAPAIEEIVVGDPLDERTQMGPLISRAQLDRVRGYVEGAVGAAGHAEVIRGKAPEGPGFWFPPTVLTGLPEDAPCAVEEVFGPVAVVLPFEDEADAIRLANATEYGLSGSIWTRDVGRALRASRAVRAGNLSVNSHSSVRYWTPFGGFRQSGLGRELGPDALTAFTETKNVFISTEGPAL, from the coding sequence TTGCTCCAGGTACTGAACCCGGCGACCGAGGAGGTCGTCGCCACCGTCCCCGCCGCCACCCCGGCCGACGTGGACGCCGCCGTCACCCGCGCCACCGCCGCCCAGCGCTCCTGGGCCGCCGCAGCCCCCGCCGAGCGGGCCCGGATCCTGCGCCGCTTCGCCTCCGCCGTCGACGCCCACGTCGAGGAACTCGCCCTCCTGGAGGTCCGCGAGGCCGGCCACACCCTCGGCAACGCCCGCTGGGAGGCCGGCAACGTCCGCGACCTGCTCGACTACGCGGCCGGGGGAGTGGAGCGCCTGAACGGGCGCCAGATCCCCGTCCCCGGCGGCCTCGACGTCACGATCCTCGAACCCCTCGGGGTCGTCGGCGTCATCGCGCCCTGGAACTTCCCCATGCCGATCGCCGCCTGGGCCACCGCCCCCGCCCTCGCCGCGGGCAACGCCGTGATCCTCAAGCCCGCCGAGACCACCCCGCTGACCGCGCTGCGGCTCGCCGAACTCGCCCTGGAGGCGGGCGTCCCCGAAGGACTCTTCCAGGTCCTCCCGGGCGAGGGCCCGGTCGCCGGGAACGCGCTCGTCCAACACCCCGGCATCGCCAAGATCGTCTTCACCGGCTCCACCCGGGTCGGCAAGTCCATCATGGCCAGCTGCGCCGACCAGGTGAAGCGCCTCACCCTCGAACTCGGCGGCAAGAGCCCCAACATCGTCTTCGCCGACGCGGACCTGGAGGCCGCCGCGGCGGCCACCCCGATGTCCTTCCTCGACAACAGCGGCCAGGACTGCTGCGCCCGCACCCGCGTCCTCGTCCAGCGCAGCGTCCACGACCGCTTCCTGGAGCTCCTGGCCCCCGCCATCGAGGAGATCGTCGTCGGCGACCCCCTCGACGAGCGCACCCAGATGGGCCCGCTCATCTCCCGCGCCCAGCTCGACCGGGTACGCGGCTACGTCGAAGGCGCGGTCGGGGCCGCCGGGCACGCCGAGGTCATCCGCGGCAAGGCCCCCGAGGGCCCGGGCTTCTGGTTCCCGCCCACCGTCCTCACCGGCCTCCCCGAGGACGCGCCCTGCGCCGTCGAGGAGGTCTTCGGCCCGGTCGCCGTCGTCCTCCCCTTCGAGGACGAGGCCGACGCGATCCGCCTCGCCAACGCCACCGAGTACGGCCTGTCCGGCTCGATCTGGACCCGCGACGTCGGCCGCGCCCTGCGCGCCTCCCGCGCCGTCCGGGCCGGCAACCTCTCCGTCAACTCCCACTCCAGCGTCCGCTACTGGACCCCGTTCGGCGGCTTCCGCCAGTCCGGGCTCGGCCGTGAACTGGGACCCGACGCCCTGACCGCCTTCACCGAAACCAAGAACGTCTTCATCAGCACGGAGGGCCCCGCACTGTGA
- a CDS encoding glutamine synthetase family protein: protein MADRKPPLAVDELRALVASGEIDTVVLAFPDMQGRLQGKRFAAPFFLDEVLGHGTEGCNYLLAVDTEMNTVDGYEMSSWDRGYGDFAMHPDLSTLRRVPWNEGTAMVMADLAWNDRSPVVAAPRQILRRQLDRLAAHGFTAHVGTELEFIVFKDTYEQAWDANYRGLTPVNQYNIDYSVLGTGRVEPLLRRIRNEMAGAGLTVESAKGECNPGQHEIAFKYDEALVTCDQHAVYKTGAKEIAAQEGCSLTFMAKYNEREGNSCHIHLSLQAVDEPGRNVMAGDGPDGMSEVMRHFLAGQLAALRDFSLLYAPNINSYKRFQPGSFAPTAVAWGHDNRTCALRVVGHGRSTRFENRLPGGDVNPYLAVAGLIAAGLHGIEQGLELPDACTGNAYTGDYEHVPSTLREAAELWENSAIAKAAFGPEVVAHYRNMARVELDAYDAAITDWELRRSFERM, encoded by the coding sequence GTGGCAGACCGCAAACCCCCGCTCGCCGTCGACGAGCTCCGTGCCCTCGTCGCGAGCGGCGAGATCGACACCGTCGTCCTGGCCTTCCCCGACATGCAGGGACGCCTCCAGGGCAAGCGGTTCGCCGCACCGTTCTTCCTGGACGAGGTCCTCGGCCACGGCACCGAGGGCTGCAACTATCTTCTGGCCGTCGACACCGAAATGAACACCGTCGACGGCTACGAGATGTCCTCCTGGGACCGCGGCTACGGCGACTTCGCCATGCACCCCGACCTCTCCACCCTGCGCCGCGTCCCCTGGAACGAGGGCACCGCGATGGTCATGGCCGACCTCGCCTGGAACGACCGCAGCCCGGTCGTCGCCGCCCCCCGGCAGATCCTCCGCCGCCAGCTCGACCGCCTCGCCGCCCACGGCTTCACCGCCCACGTCGGAACCGAGCTCGAGTTCATCGTCTTCAAGGACACCTACGAGCAGGCCTGGGACGCGAACTACCGCGGCCTCACCCCGGTCAACCAGTACAACATCGACTACTCCGTCCTCGGCACCGGCCGCGTCGAACCCCTCCTGCGCCGCATCCGCAACGAGATGGCCGGCGCCGGACTCACCGTCGAGTCCGCCAAGGGCGAGTGCAACCCCGGTCAGCACGAGATCGCCTTCAAGTACGACGAGGCCCTGGTCACCTGCGATCAGCACGCCGTCTACAAGACCGGCGCCAAGGAGATCGCCGCGCAGGAGGGCTGCTCGCTCACCTTCATGGCCAAGTACAACGAGCGCGAGGGCAACTCCTGCCACATCCACCTCTCGCTCCAGGCCGTCGACGAGCCGGGCCGCAACGTCATGGCGGGCGACGGACCCGACGGCATGTCCGAGGTGATGCGCCACTTCCTCGCCGGACAGCTCGCCGCCCTGCGCGACTTCTCCCTCCTCTACGCCCCCAACATCAACTCCTACAAGCGGTTCCAGCCGGGCTCCTTCGCCCCCACCGCCGTCGCCTGGGGCCACGACAACCGCACCTGCGCCCTGCGCGTCGTCGGCCACGGCCGCTCCACCCGCTTCGAGAACCGCCTCCCCGGCGGCGACGTCAACCCCTACCTCGCCGTCGCCGGACTCATCGCCGCCGGACTGCACGGCATCGAGCAGGGCCTGGAGCTCCCGGACGCCTGTACGGGCAACGCGTACACCGGCGACTACGAGCACGTCCCCTCCACCCTGCGCGAGGCCGCCGAACTCTGGGAGAACAGCGCGATCGCCAAGGCCGCCTTCGGCCCGGAGGTCGTCGCCCACTACCGCAACATGGCCCGCGTCGAACTCGACGCGTACGACGCCGCCATCACCGACTGGGAACTGCGCCGCTCCTTCGAACGCATGTGA
- a CDS encoding FadR/GntR family transcriptional regulator, whose protein sequence is MAQTNESADRLTPVLRPVRAGNGFEEALEQILQIVRLGLVPGGERLPAERELADRMGISRVTLREVLKVLQEQGLVESRRGRYGGTFVLQRPHTADEAELRRRIAAVDVEDTLRFREVLEVGAAGLCAAHGLDDEGAERLRTALTATHDAPLDAYRRQDTLLHLTLAELSGSPTLTAQYAAVRATVNDLLDCIPLLVRNLEHSQHQHTALVEAVLDGDADAAREVMREHCGGTAALLRGFLT, encoded by the coding sequence GTGGCGCAGACGAATGAATCCGCTGACCGGTTGACGCCGGTGCTGCGGCCGGTACGCGCGGGCAACGGCTTCGAGGAGGCGCTGGAGCAGATCCTGCAGATCGTCCGGCTCGGCCTGGTGCCCGGCGGGGAGCGCCTCCCGGCCGAGCGGGAGCTGGCGGACCGGATGGGGATCAGCCGGGTCACCCTGCGCGAGGTGCTGAAGGTGCTGCAGGAGCAGGGCCTGGTGGAGAGCCGGCGCGGGCGGTACGGCGGCACCTTCGTGCTCCAGCGCCCGCACACGGCGGACGAGGCGGAGCTGCGGCGCCGGATCGCGGCCGTCGACGTGGAGGACACGCTGCGCTTCCGGGAGGTCCTGGAGGTCGGCGCGGCCGGTCTCTGCGCGGCCCACGGCCTGGACGACGAGGGCGCCGAGCGGCTGCGCACGGCGCTGACCGCCACCCACGACGCCCCGCTCGACGCCTACCGGCGGCAGGACACGCTGCTCCACCTCACGCTCGCCGAGCTCTCCGGTTCGCCGACGCTGACGGCGCAGTACGCGGCGGTGCGCGCGACCGTCAACGACCTGCTCGACTGCATCCCGCTGCTCGTGCGCAACCTGGAGCACTCGCAGCACCAGCACACCGCACTGGTGGAGGCGGTGCTCGACGGGGACGCGGACGCGGCGCGCGAGGTGATGCGGGAGCACTGCGGGGGGACGGCGGCGCTGCTGCGGGGCTTCCTGACCTGA